One genomic region from Scomber scombrus chromosome 19, fScoSco1.1, whole genome shotgun sequence encodes:
- the LOC134001366 gene encoding gap junction alpha-10 protein-like produces MGDWNLLGSILEEVHIHSTIVGKIWLTILFIFRMLILGAAAEDVWDDEQSEFVCNTDQPGCKAVCYDRAFPISLIRYWVLQVIFVSAPSLVYMGHALYCIRALEKERHRKRAQLKDEIDEAELALDEQKRVEREMRRLDELRRVKKAPLRGSLLRTYIIHILTRSVVEVSFILGQYVLYGIQLEPLYKCERLPCPNSVDCYISRPTEKTIFMVFMIAIAGVSLFLNIMEISHLGIRKIKRILYGERYMEDESLIYKSKGKASLPHLCVLSNVSPYNGPLTQTFKVIPEADMKPPLYNSGLKVNQEVLRHNSLAHLGHSQTSYICPQPRMPPRSGQNCSIQALQTREGPEVHTTIMDNHPAWGSGMSNGDGSAPSHHEDTHLGEHPHPSHLEALLSSSTLRPSAIRDLCEDDRRESMASEVLIPNPRKTSFMIRPPSESLSSISGCTSPSLHTSEESDELGSLQGDMPMMPPAGGRRMSMSMFLDISSIMKK; encoded by the exons ATGGGTGACTGGAACCTGCTGGGCAGCATCCTAGAAGAGGTCCACATTCATTCTACCATTGTGGGCAAGATCTGGCTTACCATACTCTTCATCTTCCGCATGCTGATCCTGGGAGCAGCTGCTGAGGACGTATGGGATGACGAACAGTCTGAGTTTGTCTGCAACACTGACCAGCCGGGCTGCAAGGCAGTCTGCTACGACCGTGCCTTCCCCATCTCTCTCATTCGCTACTGGGTTCTGCAGGTGATCTTTGTCTCTGCACCCTCACTGGTCTACATGGGCCATGCCCTATACTGCATCAGAGCACTGGAGAAGGAGCGCCACCGGAAACGTGCCCAGCTGAAGGATGAGATTGACGAGGCTGAGTTAGCATTGGACGAACAAAAGCGTGTGGAGAGGGAGATGAGGAGGCTGGATGAGCTGAGGAGGGTGAAGAAGGCTCCTCTCAGAGGCTCTCTGTTGAGAACCTACATCATCCATATCCTTACACGCTCTGTGGTGGAGGTCTCCTTCATCCTGGGCCAGTATGTACTCTATGGTATCCAACTTGAGCCTCTCTACAAATGTGAGAGGCTGCCTTGCCCCAACAGTGTAGACTGTTACATCTCCAGGCCCACAGAGAAGACTATCTTCATGGTCTTCATGATTGCCATTGCTGGTGTGTCACTTTTCCTCAACATTATGGAAATATCCCACCTGGgcatcagaaaaataaaacgGATACTCTATGGAGAAAGGTACATGGAAGATGAAAGTTTGATTTACAAGTCCAAGGGGAAGGCATCCCTACCGCACCTTTGTGTTTTGAGCAATGTATCACCTTACAATGGGCCATTGACTCAGACCTTCAAAGTGATTCCAGAGGCAGACATGAAGCCTCCTCTTTACAATTCTGGGCTCAAAGTCAACCAGGAGGTCCTGAGACACAACAGCTTGGCTCATCTGGGACACAGTCAGACCAGCTACATTTGCCCCCAACCACGGATGCCACCCAGGTCTGGCCAGAACTGCTCAATCCAAGCCCTCCAAACCCGTGAAGGTCCAGAGGTCCACACAACAATCATGGACAACCATCCAGCTTGGGGTTCTGGTATGTCAAATGGGGATGGAAGTGCACCAAGCCATCATGAGGATACCCATCTGGGAGAGCACCCTCACCCCAGCCATTTGGAAGCTCTGCTGTCCAGCAGCACTTTAAGGCCCAGCGCTATCAGAGACCTCTGCGAGGATGACCGAAGGGAGTCAATGGCAAGCGAGGTCCTAATCCCCAACCCCAGGAAGACCAGCTTCATGATCAGGCCGCCATCTGAGAGCTTGTCATCAATCAGTGGCTGCACAAGCCCTTCATTACATACCTCAGAGGAGTCGGATGAACTGGGCTCCCTGCAGGGAGACATGCCCATGATGCCGCCTGCTGGGGGGCGGAGAATGTCAATG AGCATGTTTCTGGATATCTCCTCTATCATGAAGAAGTGA